The Croceibacterium sp. TMG7-5b_MA50 genome segment CTGGTAGGTGAGGTAATAGGCGTGTTCCCACACGTCATTGCCCAGGATCGGCGTGCCCTTGGTCGCGGCCACGTCCATCAGCGGGTTGTCCTGGTTCGGCGTGGAGGTGATCGCCAGCTTGCCGTCGGCGCCGACAATCAGCCACACCCAGCCCGAACCGAACTGCTTGGTGCCCGCATCCTTGAACTTCGCCTTCATCTCGTCCAGCGAGCCGAAAGCTTCCGTGATCGCAGCCGACAGCTCCGCGCTCGGCTCGCCGCCATCCGGGCCCATGATGTCCCAGAAGAAGCTGTGGTTCCAATGGCCGCCGCCATTGTTGCGCACGACCGGCGCCAGCGTGCCGGCGACTGCGACCAGCTCTTCCAGCGACTTGCCTTGCAAGGCGGAGTCCGCATCGACCGCGCCGTTCAGCGCGGTGACATAGGCCTGGTGGTGCTTATCGTGGTGGAAGGTCATCGTCTCCTTGTCGATGGCCGGCTCCAGCGCGTCATAAGCGTAGGGGAGGGGGGGCAGGGTGAAAGTGCTCATCGGATTGGTCTCCTGCTGGGTGTTCGCAACGGACGGGAAGACAGCCACGGCCACGCCCGCCATCCGGCCAGCACGGTGCGACGTTGAACCTCGATCAAAAGAGTGTCTCCCAAACGATCCCGTCCGCACCGCACTAGTGCGGTTCGTTCAGATAGTGAACGCCGCACGCGCGGCGGGTTTCCATTTGTTTACCTGCCTCCACGCCCAGGCAGAAGTTGCCGCAACGCAACATGCGCCTTTCATGCCGCTGCCTGGTCCGCTACGATAACCCAATGACGCGCCTGTTCCGCCTGCTGTTCTGGGCCGCCACCCTGTTCGCCGTCACCATGGCCCTGTGGCCGCTGGCTACGCCGGTGCCGACGGCTGGTTTAGGTGACAAGTGGCAGCATATGATTGCCTTCTTCACGCTGACCCTGCTGGCCGGTCTCGGCTGGCCAAGCGCGCGTTTGCCGGTGCTGCTGGTGTACATGGTCCTGCTCGGCCTGATAATCGAAGTCGCGCAATGGGCGCTTCCAATGCTCAACCGGCAGGGCAGCTGGCTGGACTGGCTGGCCGATGGCGCAGCTACGCTGGCGGCTTTGCTCATGCTCGCGGCGCTACGGCCCATGCAGCGGCGCATCCTGGCGGAATCACGCCGCTCGTGAACGAAAGCAGAGACCTGGTGGCAGAT includes the following:
- a CDS encoding superoxide dismutase, which codes for MSTFTLPPLPYAYDALEPAIDKETMTFHHDKHHQAYVTALNGAVDADSALQGKSLEELVAVAGTLAPVVRNNGGGHWNHSFFWDIMGPDGGEPSAELSAAITEAFGSLDEMKAKFKDAGTKQFGSGWVWLIVGADGKLAITSTPNQDNPLMDVAATKGTPILGNDVWEHAYYLTYQNRRADYLEGWWQVVNWNKVNEHFAAATA